Proteins encoded together in one Mus caroli chromosome 4, CAROLI_EIJ_v1.1, whole genome shotgun sequence window:
- the Kif12 gene encoding kinesin-like protein KIF12 isoform X2, producing MEERGSPDGDPAWNLEQGPEGSETPIQVVLRVRPMSTVELRRGEQSALHCSGTRTLQVSPPGGGPDVAFRFGAVLDGARTQEDVFRACGVKRLGELALRGFSCTVFTFGQTGSGKTYTLTGPPPQGEGVPVPPSLAGIMQRTFTWLLDRVQHLDSPVTLRASYLEIYNEQVWDLLSLGSPRPLPVRWTKARGFYVEQLRVVEFGSLEALMELLQMGLSRRRSSSHTLNQASSRSHALLTLHISRPTSQQVPPVNLVEPPVGGKLCFVDLAGSEKVAATGSRGQLMLEANSINRSLLALGHCISLLLDPQRKQSHIPFRDSKLTKLLADSLGGRGVTLMVACVSPSAQCLPETLSTLRYASRAQRITTRPQGPKSPGVKPPQQVEDELLRLQEENRHLRLQLDQMHTTARGAHGARVAWAQRNLYGMLQEFMLENERLRKEMRQLRSSRDLARAEQRVLAQQVHELERRLLSACPLPQQDSTPVCPCRMVPAASCHALPFLCYCHHLCPLCRVPLAHWACPRRECHMPQVLEPEAPGHISQSVQPPPWAPPPSPGSAKPSRERSQNDWTQTQVLAEMLMGEEVVPSAPPLPAGPSNMPYGLRGGSGIPNLTPRLETLTQQINSSLHLSQRQPQPSEDTQSPGQGLSSC from the exons ATGGAGGAACGTGGGTCGCCCGATGG AGACCCAGCGTGGAACCTGGAGCAAGGGCCAGAAGGATCAGAAACTCCCATTCAAGTGGTGCTCAG GGTGCGTCCCATGAGCACAGTGGAGCTGCGTCGAGGGGAGCAGAGTGCATTGCACTGTTCGGGGACCAGGACTCTGCAG GTGAGCCCGCCTGGTGGAGGCCCCGATGTGGCGTTCCGCTTCGGCGCCGTACTGGACGGGGCGCGCACGCAGGAGGACGTGTTCAGAGCTTGCGGTGTGAAGCGCCTGGGTGAGCTGGCGCTGCGCGG TTTCTCCTGCACGGTCTTTACGTTTGGCCAGACTGGTTCTGGGAAGACCTACACTCTGACTGGACCTCCTCCGCAG GGGGAAGGGGTGCCCGTGCCCCCAAGCCTGGCTGGCATCATGCAGAGGACCTTCACCTGGCTATTAGATCGCGTGCAGCACCTGGATTCCCCGGTCACCCTCCGAGCCTCCTACCTGGAGATCTACAATGAGCAG gTTTGGGACTTGCTGAGTCTGGGGTCTCCACGGCCTCTGCCTGTTAGATGGACCAAGGCACGAGGCTTCTATGTGGAACAGCTTCGGGTGGTGGAGTTTGGCAGTCTGGAGGCTTTGATGGAGCTCCTGCAGATGG GTCTAAGCCGTCGTCGGAGCTCCTCACATACCTTGAAccaggcctccagcagaagcCATGCCCTGCTTACACTCCACATCAGCCGCCCAACT TCTCAGCAGGTACCTCCTGTGAACCTTGTGGAGCCCCCTGTTGGAGGGAAGCTGTGTTTTGTGGACCTTGCAGGCAGTGAGAAAGTGGCAGCCACAGGATCCCGAGGGCAGCTGATGCTTGAGGCCAATAGCATCAACCGCAGCCTATTGGCATTGG GCCACTGCATCTCCCTGCTGTTGGACCCACAGAGGAAGCAGAGCCACATTCCTTTCCGGGACAGCAAGCTCACCAAGTTGCTGGCAGACTCACTTGGGGGCCGTGGAGTCACACTCATG GTTGCCTGCGTGTCCCCTTCAGCACAGTGCCTTCCTGAGACTCTCAGCACTCTGCGATATGCAAGCCGAGCTCAGCGGATCACCACCCGGCCACAGGGTCCCAAG TCCCCTGGAGTAAAGCCACCCCAGCAAGTAGAGGACGAGTTGCTAAGGCTCCAAGAGGAGAATCGTCACCTGCGGCTCCAGCTGGATCAGATGCACACCACAG CACGAGGGGCCCATGGAGCCCGGGTGGCCTGGGCCCAGAGAAACCTCTATGGGATGCTGCAGGAGTTTATGCTGGAGAACGAGAGGCTCAG GAAGGAAATGAGACAGCTGCGGAGTAGCCGGGACCTGGCCAGGGCAGAGCAGCGTGTCCTGGCCCAGCAGGTCCATGAACTGGAGAG GCGCCTCCTTTCGGCTTGTCCCCTTCCCCAGCAGGACTCTACCCCTGTGTGTCCCTGTAGGATGGTTCCAGCTGCCTCCTGCCAC GCACTGCCATTCCTCTGCTACTGCCAccacctctgtcctctgtgccGAGTGCCCTTGGCCCACTGGGCCTGCCCACGGAGAGAGTGCCACATGCCACAG GTGCTGGAGCCCGAGGCCCCAGGTCACATATCTCAGTCTGTGCAGCCCCCACCCTGGGCACCTCCACCAAGCCCAGGCTCTGCCAAGCCCTCACGAGAGAG GAGCCAGAATGACTGGACCCAGACACAAGTCCTGGCAGAGATGCTGATGGGAGAAGAAGTGGTACCCTCCGCACCACCCCTGCCTGCAGGGCCCTCAAACATGCCATATGGGCTAAGAG GAGGATCTGGGATCCCAAACCTGACCCCGAGGCTGGAAACCCTCACACAGCAGATCAACAGCTCCCTGCATCTCAGCCAGAGACAACCACAGCCCAGCGAGGACACACAGAGCCCTGGCCAAGGCCTCTCTTCTTGTTAA
- the Kif12 gene encoding kinesin-like protein KIF12 isoform X1 codes for MEERGSPDGDPAWNLEQGPEGSETPIQVVLRVRPMSTVELRRGEQSALHCSGTRTLQVSPPGGGPDVAFRFGAVLDGARTQEDVFRACGVKRLGELALRGFSCTVFTFGQTGSGKTYTLTGPPPQGEGVPVPPSLAGIMQRTFTWLLDRVQHLDSPVTLRASYLEIYNEQVWDLLSLGSPRPLPVRWTKARGFYVEQLRVVEFGSLEALMELLQMGLSRRRSSSHTLNQASSRSHALLTLHISRPTSQQVPPVNLVEPPVGGKLCFVDLAGSEKVAATGSRGQLMLEANSINRSLLALGHCISLLLDPQRKQSHIPFRDSKLTKLLADSLGGRGVTLMVACVSPSAQCLPETLSTLRYASRAQRITTRPQGPKSPGVKPPQQVEDELLRLQEENRHLRLQLDQMHTTARGAHGARVAWAQRNLYGMLQEFMLENERLRKEMRQLRSSRDLARAEQRVLAQQVHELERRLLSACPLPQQDSTPVCPCRMVPAASCHALPFLCYCHHLCPLCRVPLAHWACPRRECHMPQQVLEPEAPGHISQSVQPPPWAPPPSPGSAKPSRERSQNDWTQTQVLAEMLMGEEVVPSAPPLPAGPSNMPYGLRGGSGIPNLTPRLETLTQQINSSLHLSQRQPQPSEDTQSPGQGLSSC; via the exons ATGGAGGAACGTGGGTCGCCCGATGG AGACCCAGCGTGGAACCTGGAGCAAGGGCCAGAAGGATCAGAAACTCCCATTCAAGTGGTGCTCAG GGTGCGTCCCATGAGCACAGTGGAGCTGCGTCGAGGGGAGCAGAGTGCATTGCACTGTTCGGGGACCAGGACTCTGCAG GTGAGCCCGCCTGGTGGAGGCCCCGATGTGGCGTTCCGCTTCGGCGCCGTACTGGACGGGGCGCGCACGCAGGAGGACGTGTTCAGAGCTTGCGGTGTGAAGCGCCTGGGTGAGCTGGCGCTGCGCGG TTTCTCCTGCACGGTCTTTACGTTTGGCCAGACTGGTTCTGGGAAGACCTACACTCTGACTGGACCTCCTCCGCAG GGGGAAGGGGTGCCCGTGCCCCCAAGCCTGGCTGGCATCATGCAGAGGACCTTCACCTGGCTATTAGATCGCGTGCAGCACCTGGATTCCCCGGTCACCCTCCGAGCCTCCTACCTGGAGATCTACAATGAGCAG gTTTGGGACTTGCTGAGTCTGGGGTCTCCACGGCCTCTGCCTGTTAGATGGACCAAGGCACGAGGCTTCTATGTGGAACAGCTTCGGGTGGTGGAGTTTGGCAGTCTGGAGGCTTTGATGGAGCTCCTGCAGATGG GTCTAAGCCGTCGTCGGAGCTCCTCACATACCTTGAAccaggcctccagcagaagcCATGCCCTGCTTACACTCCACATCAGCCGCCCAACT TCTCAGCAGGTACCTCCTGTGAACCTTGTGGAGCCCCCTGTTGGAGGGAAGCTGTGTTTTGTGGACCTTGCAGGCAGTGAGAAAGTGGCAGCCACAGGATCCCGAGGGCAGCTGATGCTTGAGGCCAATAGCATCAACCGCAGCCTATTGGCATTGG GCCACTGCATCTCCCTGCTGTTGGACCCACAGAGGAAGCAGAGCCACATTCCTTTCCGGGACAGCAAGCTCACCAAGTTGCTGGCAGACTCACTTGGGGGCCGTGGAGTCACACTCATG GTTGCCTGCGTGTCCCCTTCAGCACAGTGCCTTCCTGAGACTCTCAGCACTCTGCGATATGCAAGCCGAGCTCAGCGGATCACCACCCGGCCACAGGGTCCCAAG TCCCCTGGAGTAAAGCCACCCCAGCAAGTAGAGGACGAGTTGCTAAGGCTCCAAGAGGAGAATCGTCACCTGCGGCTCCAGCTGGATCAGATGCACACCACAG CACGAGGGGCCCATGGAGCCCGGGTGGCCTGGGCCCAGAGAAACCTCTATGGGATGCTGCAGGAGTTTATGCTGGAGAACGAGAGGCTCAG GAAGGAAATGAGACAGCTGCGGAGTAGCCGGGACCTGGCCAGGGCAGAGCAGCGTGTCCTGGCCCAGCAGGTCCATGAACTGGAGAG GCGCCTCCTTTCGGCTTGTCCCCTTCCCCAGCAGGACTCTACCCCTGTGTGTCCCTGTAGGATGGTTCCAGCTGCCTCCTGCCAC GCACTGCCATTCCTCTGCTACTGCCAccacctctgtcctctgtgccGAGTGCCCTTGGCCCACTGGGCCTGCCCACGGAGAGAGTGCCACATGCCACAG CAGGTGCTGGAGCCCGAGGCCCCAGGTCACATATCTCAGTCTGTGCAGCCCCCACCCTGGGCACCTCCACCAAGCCCAGGCTCTGCCAAGCCCTCACGAGAGAG GAGCCAGAATGACTGGACCCAGACACAAGTCCTGGCAGAGATGCTGATGGGAGAAGAAGTGGTACCCTCCGCACCACCCCTGCCTGCAGGGCCCTCAAACATGCCATATGGGCTAAGAG GAGGATCTGGGATCCCAAACCTGACCCCGAGGCTGGAAACCCTCACACAGCAGATCAACAGCTCCCTGCATCTCAGCCAGAGACAACCACAGCCCAGCGAGGACACACAGAGCCCTGGCCAAGGCCTCTCTTCTTGTTAA